CCCTAATGAATACCACCTCTATTATAAATTTTCTTACCATTTTGTAATTTGTGGTTCATAGCTGAAAAATTTTGatcgtaaattctcactattatatttaTCAAATATCAATCTTGTTAAATTTATCGTTATATATTTTCAACGTATCAATCTTGTCATACCCATTTcaatacttaagaaaaaaaattaaacaacaaaaagaaacaagagGAGTGACATCTTGGCCTTGCTTGAAATATACTCTATTTTTTAAGATCTTATAAGAATGGTGAGGCTCAATTTGTGGCTCAAAAATCTTtcttaagtattttatttttcctaCAATATTTACTTATTTAGTTCCAGTAtcgattttattttttgagatccAACTTTTCTATGGTGAGAGTCTCAAAAGACCACTTCTGAAAAAGTCAAACACTCTCTTTCGTTTTGATCCCTTTTCAGGCCCTATTATCGGAAACAATCTAATGAAGTTTTGTATACTTAATTTTTCTTACAATTTCccaattatattatttttaactCTTCAATAAAAAAGAAGATTACAAGAACAGAAATATTGAGAGAAAAGTTGTTTAAGTTGATAAGGATTGAATTGTTAATTTGTATATATCACTTACTAAGTTTAGTTGAAATTGGTAAATGCTTAAGTTGGACTATTTTATTAGTAATATAAGTTAGAAAAATATTCTTTTGACTGATTGTCATTTGTCAAAATCGCCTTTCAATGAGATATTGGATCAATGATTAAGATTGAAGATTTGTTTTTGGTAGGTCAAAGATTTGAACATCTCAAGTAGTTTGTATTGCACTTTGTGGCTAATTCGCGCACAAAAAAAGTAAATACGAGTTTGTAATTATACAAGCTAGGAAAACTCCCGTCGGTTGATTTTTTTGATAGTAAACAATACGCGTGCTACCCCTAAGTTGGTACTCCGATTAGGTTTTAACTATCTATTTCAATCGATTTTTCTCAAATACGATACAGAGTACCACTCTTTTACATTTGTTGTCAATCTTAGGCTTActtttgttcaccttatttccttttatttcaggaaaacaagttcagataatataaattcaTGAAAATAAAGTTAACCAAGTACTCCGCACTATATactatttataactaaaatgatTTATGATAAGtttaaataagttttttttttaaaaagcaaAAATCACGTGATTATAAAGCACCTTTGATTCACGGAGTATTGTTTTACACAGAGTAACTTTTTCGGATGAGTTTTTTAAACAACTGTTAACAAAATAACTATTAGTCCTACAACCAAGAACTAGCTAGTCAACAATAAATTATGTGGAGCGCTAAAAGCCGCTCCACATTACTCAAAATCGCCCcattattttcccttattttccatTAATACCCTTACTTAATATTACTTTTCAATTCTCTCACACCACCCCACCAGTTTCGGCCACCATCGCCAGCCACTACCTCCGGCCACCACCATCACGTCGTAGGCGAAAAAATAGCCGAGTCTtcacaagagttttttttttgtccgatttttttttgaaacttatgcatttttagcttgtaccatggtacatgcttatgaattttaagcttgtaccatggtacagacttatgagtttttagcttcgaccatggtattgacttatgcaatttaagcttgtaccatggaataagcttaaaattcataagctcgtaccatggaaggagctaaaaattcataagtctctatttttttttcccgattatattaaattaaatgcaacaacaaatcaaaatcttaaataatatagacttatgaatatttagcttgtaccatggtacatgcttatgaatttttagcttcttccatggtacaagcttaaactgcataagacaataccatggtcgaagctaaaaactcataagtctgtaccatggtacaagtttcaaattcataagcctgtaccatggtacaagctaaaaatgcataagtttctgaaaaaaatccggacaaaaaaaaaactcttgtgaATACTCGGCCATTTTGTCGCCTACCACGTGATGGTAGTGGCCGGCGATGGTGGTCGGAGGTGGTCGCCGGCGGTGGTGGTTAGATTTGGGGCGGGTATATGGTTAAATGTTGAATGAGAGGGGTAAATAAAGAAGGGTATATGAGTAAATGAATggggcggtaaatagtaagcccctAAATTATTCGTGTTCTTTTCTTAAGTTCGAAATGAAAATAATTGCCAAATCTTTtattaaacaaaacttataaaGTACTCCATCCGTCTCTAAAAGATTGTccattgtatttttttttagtcaaattttgaaaaatttTACCATGAATTTCATTAtactataaaaaataatataatcacgtggagttttgttagattcatttcaatatatattttcggaatatcaatattttataacttTTAGGCGTGTATAATTGAAAACCGTGAAAAGTCTAATGGCGTACCTTTTAgtgacagagggagtacttcgtatttatttaaaacaTGTAACATAATTATCATGGAAAGTCAAAGTGACCCACGTTTATTGTGAAGGTAATCAAGCGGCGGATTGAATGGCCAACCAAAAGATTTTGCAAGTAAACAAAATCACCATTTAGATAGTGTCCCTTTAACTTTACGGAAAATTTTAGAGGAGGATGTATGGGGGCCTTTGGGGTAGCGTTCCCTCTTCATATCCCTCCTTAGTTTAATTTGCttgttgttttaattttatttttttgttacttTGGTGTTTctctttaaaattaaaaattaaaaaaaattaaacaatagaGTATGATGGTATATTTCTTCTACCTTATattccctccgttccataataaTTATCcgatttagaattttgacactattaaCATCTAAAGAAAATCTTGTAAATTCTTTTTAATATGTAAGAAAAAACGTAAATTCTTTTCAATATGTAAGAAAATGTTTATTGACAAACGTGAAATGTAGAAACTAGAACATACTCAGACCCGCCCCGACCCGGCACGAGAAAGTCCTGCCCGACACgggcacgaaaaaagcacgacCCAACATGATGGGCCGTGGGTCGTGCCTTGGCCgcatttttttggtaaaaacaCGATGAGGCACAACACGACTCGACAAAGCacactaaatttagtaaaagtTAGTCTTAGGAGCGAAGACCCGACCCGACAACCCATGGCATTTTGAACTTTTCATCCCAACTCGACACGATGAAGAGTGGGTCTGGCCCGTTTAAGCCCACAACCCTGTGGACCCGACCTGTTTTAAGCCCACATCCTGTGAACTCGACCTGAAACCCAACACGGgccggcccacaaccatctttacccAACACGGGCCGGCCCACAACTCCGGGAACACTCACTCACTCACCCACTCGGCCAAAGTGACTGAAACAGTTATAAATTAAAACTCCCCCATCCGCTAATAACCGCtggaaaaaaaaacacacaatctCTATATCACATCCGCTAATTTTGGCGGCACCAAAACCGCTCTCAACACCTCCTCACACCTTTTAGACACTCTTTTAGCGCCAGAAtcctctcttctctttctctctccttcttcccCCTAGATTGCCTCAATCTCCAAATttatcatcaatcttcccccttttttctctctctctcttcactcCTACTAATCTACAGATTCTGCAACTTaaaccaaaaaacaaaaaccccagaaaaaaataaaatattaaaaataaataaaaaatggaGGGTTCAAGCTCTAAACCTTCATCATCTCCTTCCATCTTAAATCTACTTTGCAGGGAAGATACATCTTGCTTAAACGAagcagatgaactgaacttggGTACCCAATTTCTGAATTCTCAAATCGTTCCGTACTTTCAAGATTTGGTTTCTGAAGACGATGATGTTTATCTTCAAATGTTGGTCCAAAGAGAGAGAGATTCATCGTCCAATTCACCTGCTTCTTCTTCCGATTACCCTTCTTGGTTGAAGAATTATCGCTCTCTTGCCATCAACTGGATTCTCAATGTGCGTCTTCTTTCTTCCCCCACCCCCCTTTTCAATAATCCCagtaattaatcaattaatgtgtgtatatttatttattctaattgtaGGCTAAAGATTCATTTGGATTCCAAAATAAAACCGCTTACTTATCAGTCATTTACTTGGACCGTTTCTTATCAAGGAAACACATCTATGTGAGTTCTTCTTAAATCTTGAATTGATTAATCCAATGTCATTGCTATTTATTGTTAATTAATGGTGATTAATGGTGATTGAATTGGGGTAGGAGCATCAACCATGGGCAGTAACATTACTAGGAGTTGCCTGTTTATCAGTGGCTGCAAAAATGGATGAATGTAAAGTGCCTGCATTATCACAATACCAAGTTCCAGATGTTGTGTTTGGGGCAAATGTCATCCAAAACATGGAGCTTCTTGTTTTGACTACATTGGAATGGAATATGGCTTTGATCACTCCTTTTGCTTACATCCATTTCTTTGCTAATAAGTTCGGAAACCGCGAAAATAAACTAGTTCATGAATTGATCTCCACTGCAACAGGCTTGATTATGGCCTTGATCAAAGGTAAATTCATTGTAATTTCACCCTCAATTTTTCATTTCTTGGTGggtttgtaaaata
This genomic stretch from Spinacia oleracea cultivar Varoflay chromosome 3, BTI_SOV_V1, whole genome shotgun sequence harbors:
- the LOC110776920 gene encoding cyclin-D5-1, which translates into the protein MEGSSSKPSSSPSILNLLCREDTSCLNEADELNLGTQFLNSQIVPYFQDLVSEDDDVYLQMLVQRERDSSSNSPASSSDYPSWLKNYRSLAINWILNAKDSFGFQNKTAYLSVIYLDRFLSRKHIYEHQPWAVTLLGVACLSVAAKMDECKVPALSQYQVPDVVFGANVIQNMELLVLTTLEWNMALITPFAYIHFFANKFGNRENKLVHELISTATGLIMALIKESSSIDDHQPFVVAAAAVLASCDWQLTKETLKVKVSTVPMWEISDIQQMQKQEEQLISCYSLMQRICCKENPTTPNLTEVDQTATPPTTSGTKRKLTFSDSDQNPDLPD